CCTCCCGGCATGATCATGAGGCATGGAATTCCTCTTCTACCACCGGGACCGCTCCGGCTCCCTCCCACTGCGCATGGCCCTGACGGAGGAGCACTGGTCGTACATGGACACGTACGAGAAGGAGCTCATAGCGCGCGGCCCGACCTTCGCGGACGACGGCGAGACGCCCACCGGCAGCCTGCACATCGCCGACCTGCCGGGCCCCGCCGCCGCCCGCGCCTTCGCCTTCGACGAGCCCTGTTACCAGGCGGGCGCCTTCCGGGACGTCCTGGTGCGGCGGTGGCGCAACACGTTGGGGCGGACCATGGGGGAGTTCCCCGGCCTGCGGGACGACGGCAGCCGGTACCTGGTGATCGGGTTCGGCGCCGGGGAGGCCGTCGACCTGGAGCCCCCGGCCGACCGCGATCACGTCATCGCCCACGGACCCCTGCTGTCGGACGACGGCGACGTCTGGCTGGGCACGGCGGCGCTGGTGCGGGCCCCGGACGCGGACAGCGCCCGCGCCGTCCTGACCGCCGACCGGTACGCGGACGTCGAGGTGCACAACTGGGAGCCCGGCGGGCGGCGTTGACGCCTGTGCCCGGGGTCCCCGGGGCTGATTCCGGGGGCCCCAGGGACGGGGTCAGGCGAAGTTCGCCGTGATGCGCTGAAGCGGTACGTACTTGAAGTTCTGGTTTCCGCTGGTGCCGGGCGCCCCGTTGGAGCCGTCCTGGCAGACGAACACACCCTGCGGGAAGGCCGGGCCGAGGTTCGCGGCCGACGCGTCGATGCCGTCGGTGTCCTCGCAGTCGTCGGCCGCCGTGCCGTTCGCGACGGCGAAACGGCCGAGGTAGGCGCGGCTGGCGCGATCGTAGACGGTGAAGTCGTTGCTGCCCTGCGAGGAGACGTAGATGCGGTTCCCGGCCGCGGTGATGCCCTCGACGTCGGCGGTGAGGTGCCCGCCGGACCCGACCGAGTCGAACTTCGTACGGGCCGTTCCCGAGGAGGGCTCGGCCCCGTACGTCCAGACGCCGACGTCCTCCTCGCCGAGGTAGAGCTTGCCGGTGCTGTCGTCCGCGTAGCAGCCCTCGACCGCGGACCCGGCGTCCCACAGGCGGACCGACGTCGCCTTCACGGTGTCGCCGCTGACCGCCAGTTCCCACTGCTCGACGCGGCCGGAGGTGGAGTTGGGGAAGGCGTACAGCTTGCCGGAGGAGGGCGAGGTGTAGAGGCAGAGGCCGTGCGCGGTGACCTCGGTGGGGACGTCCTTGAGGAGCTTCAGCTTCCGGGTCGCCGGATCGATCCGGTAGACGTGCAGGGAACCGCCCGCCGCCTCGTCGTCCGCCGAGACGACGATGTCGCCGCGCAGGTCGACGTTGTTGCCGTGGTCGCCGTCGATCCGCTGGATGCGTGCGCCCGCCATGTCGTACACCTCCAGCGCACCCTTCTTGTCCGTCGCGACGACCACGGACTTGGCGGGGTCGGAGGGGTGTGCCCAGATCGCCGGGTCGTCGGCGGCGTCACCGCTGTGGGACACGGGTGCGGTCTCCACGGTCGCGGTGACGGAGGCCGCGACCGCCGCCTGTGCGGGCGCGGCGGGGAGGAGCAGCGCGGCGGCCACGGCTGCGGGCAGGGCTGCCGTACGCAGTGAAGCCGCACGCAGTGAAGCCTTGCGCGGTGATGCCGTACGCGGCGAAGCCGTACGCAGTGAGACGGTGAAGGACACCGGGTTTCCCTTCGATTCCGTGAAGTCCGTGAAGTCCGTGGAGTCGGTGAAGCGACTCCGTGGGGCGGGTCGGAGCACATCCGTGGGGGAGCATCCCGGATGGGCGCACGGGAAACCAGGGCCTCACGGTGAGCATGACGTGAACACGTCCGAAACCAGGTGTGGTGTGAACGGGATCACGGCCGGAAGCCGTCACGGTTCGCAGGGCCCGCGTGCCTCGATGAGTGACCCCGGGAATCGGGCGGCGGCCGACCCGGATTCCGTGGACCACCCCCGTGCCCATCTCGTACGCGTGGTGACCCGCCAGGCCCTCAACCACCCGCGCGCCCTCACGCCGCGCCGCGAGGCAGATCGCCCACCGGGCCCGCGCTTACGTCCACGCGCGCCGACGCCGCTTCGAACCCGACGCGGAATCCGCACGACACGAGTGCGCCGCCGGTAGTGCGCTGCCGCCCCACCCGGCCCGGCCGGGACGCGCCGTACGCCACCGACTACGTCGTCGAGCGCGGCTTCCCGCCCGCGCGGCACGAGGTCGGGCGGATGACCTCTACGGCTTGCGGCCGACGCCCCCGAACATCGCCACTTCCGGGGGCAGTCGCGGGTCCTCCGGCCGCCAGTGGTTGCACGAGACCAGGCCGGGGGGCAACAGCTCAAGACCGTCGAAGTACCGCGCGACACGGTCCGGGGTGCGCTGCGTGAGCTTCGGCGTGCCGTTCTCGTTCCAGAACGCGACGGCCGCGTCCACGTCCGGCATCGACGGACTGGTGATCGTGTGCGAGAGGACGAGGTGGCTGCCGGACGGCAGGGCGTCCATCAGACGTCGTACGAGAGCGAACGACTCGGCGTCGTCCTCGATGAAGATCACGACGCCGAGGAGCATCAGGGCGACCGGCTGCGACAGGTCGAGGGTCTTCGCGGCGTGCGCGAGCACGCCGTCGACGTCGCGCAGATCGGCGTCCGCGTAGGCGGTCCGGCCTTCGGGCGTACTGGTGAGCAGGGCCTGGGCGTGGGTGAGGACGACGGGGTCGTTGTCGACGTACGCGACGCGGGATTCCGGTGCGATGCGCTGGGCGACCTCATGGGTGTTGTCCGCACTGGGCAGACCCGTACCCACGTCGAGGAACTGACGGATGCCCGCCTCACCGGCCAGGTACCGCACCGACCGGCCGAGGAAAGCGCGGTCGGCGCGGGCGTAGTCGCCGATTCCGGGGTGCAGCGCGCGGATCTGGTCACCCGCCGCCCGGTCCACCGGGTAGTGGTCCTCGCCGTCCAGCCAGTAGTTCCAGATCCGGGCGGTGTGCGGGCAGGTCGTGTCGATGCGCGAAGCGGCGGTCATGCGTGTTCTCCCCCGGTTCCTTGGTGCCTTGGTGGGTGCCTTGGTGCGCCGAGCCGCACGGCGCACCCGGTCACCGACCGGGCTGCTCGCCGAACGCCTCCAGGATCCTTTCCGCCGCCAGCGTCGCCGTCAACTCCCCTTCCCGCAGAGCCCGTTCGACCTCCGGCGTCACTCCGCGCACGCCGGGGTGCGAACGAAGGCGGCCGAGGAGTTCGTCACGGACCATCGACCACGCCCAGTCGACCTGCTGGTCGGCGCGCTTGGCGGCCAGCCGGCCCGTCGAGTCGAGGAGGGTGCGGTGCTGCTCCAGCCGGTCCCACACCGTGTCCAGACCGGCGTTCTCGCGCGCGCTGCAACTCAGCACCGGGGGAGTCCACGCGGCGTCGACCGGGTGCATGAGACGCAGCGCGCCCGCCAACTCCCTTGCCGCGGAACGCGCGTCGCGTTCGTGCGGGCCGTCGGCCTTGTTGACCGCGACGACGTCCGCCAGTTCCAGGACGCCCTTCTTGATGCCCTGGAGCTGGTCCCCCGTACGCGCCAGGGTCAGCAGCAGGAACGTGTCGACCATGTGCGCCACGGCCGTCTCCGACTGCCCGACACCCACCGTCTCCACGAGGACGACGTCGTAACCGGCGGCCTCCACCACCACCATCGCCTCGCGCGTCGCCCGGGCCACGCCGCCCAGCGTCCCCGCCGAGGGGGACGGCCTGACGTACGCCGCCGGGTCCACGGCCAGCCGTTCCATCCGGGTCTTGTCGCCCAGGATGGAGCCGCCCGTACGGCTCGACGACGGGTCCACGGCGAGCACCGCCACCCGGTGCCCGAGGCCCGTCAGCATCGTGCCGAACGCGTCGATGAAAGTCGACTTGCCGACACCGGGCACCCCGCTGATCCCGATGCGGCGCGCCGAGCCCGAGTGCGGCAGCAACGTGGTCAGGAGCTGCTGCGCGAGCACCCGGTGGTCGGGGCGGGACGACTCGACGAGGGTGATGGCGCGGGCCACGAAGGCCCGTTTCCCGTCGAGCACGCCCTTGGCGTACGCCTCGATGTCGGTCTTCGGGGGCATACGGTTCTCAGTCTCCGTCCGGCTTCAGGGGCATGCGGGTCGGTCTGTGCGCGCGGCGGCCCGCTCGCGCGGCGGTCTCCGTACGGTGGCGGCCACGGTCACCCCACGGTCACCGCTGTCGCCACCGTACGTTTCACTCGCCTTCCGGCACCGCCAGCTCGTGCCCCAGCGCCGCGGCCAGCCGCTCCACCAGGTCGAACGCCGCGTCCGGGATGACCGTTCCCGGCGGGAACACCGCCGTCGCGCCCGCCTCGTGCAGGGCGGGAACGTCCTGCGGCGGGATGACGCCGCCGACGACGATCATCACGTCCTCCCGGCCCTCCGCCGCCAGCTCCTCGCGCAGCGCCGGTACGAGCGTGAGGTGTCCGGCCGCGAGGGAGGAGACGCCGACGATGTGCACGTCCGCCTCGACGGCCTGCCGCGCCACCTCCGCCGGGGTCTGGAACAGCGGGCCGACGTCCACGTCGAAGCCCAGGTCGGCGAAGGCCGTGGCGATCACCTTCTGCCCCCGGTCGTGGCCGTCCTGGCCCATCTTGGCGACCAGGATGCGCGGCCGCCGCCCCTCCGCCTCGGCGAAGGCGTCGACCAGGGTCCGGGTGCGCTCCACGGAAGGGGACTCTCCTGCCTCGTTGCGGTACACACCGGCGATCGTACGGATCTGGCCCGCGTGCCGCCCGTACACCTTCTCCAGCGCGTCCGAGATCTCCCCGACGGTGGCCTTCGCACGCGCCGCGTTCACCGCGAGGGCGAGCAGGTTGTCCTCCAGGCTGCCGGAGGAACCGCGCTCGGCGGAGGCGGTCAGGGCGCGCAGGGCGTCCTGGCAGGCCGCCTCGTCGCGCTCCTCGCGCAGCCGCTTCAGCTTGGCGATCTGCTGTGCCCGTACCGACGTGTTGTCGACCTTGAGGACGTCGATCTCCTCGTCGGTCTCCACCCGGTACTTGTTCACGCCGATCACCGGCTGGCGGCCCGAGTCGATCCGCGCCTGGGTGCGTGCTGCGGCCTCCTCGATGCGGAGCTTGGGGATGCCCGCGTCGATCGCCTTCGCCATGCCCCCGGCCGCCTCCACCTCCTCGATGTGCTGCCAGGCGCGCCGCGCCAGGTCGTACGTCAGCTTCTCGACGTACGCGGAGCCGCCCCACGGGTCGATGACCCGCCCGGTGCCCGACTCCTGCTGGAGCAGCAGCTGCGTGTTGCGGGCGATGCGCGCCGAGAAGTCGGTGGGCAGCGCGAGCGCCTCGTCGAGCGCGTTGGTGTGCAGCGACTGGGTGTGGCCCTGCGTCGCCGCCATCGCCTCGATGCAGGTGCGCGGCACGTTGTTGAAGACGTCCTGCGCGGTCAGCGACCAGCCCGAGGTCTGCGAATGGGTGCGCAGGGAGAGGGACTTGGGGTTCTTCGGATCGAACTGCTTGACCAGCTTCGCCCACAGCAGGCGCGCCGCCCGCATCTTGGCGATCTCCATGAAGAAGTTCATGCCGATCGCCCAGAAGAACGACAGCCGGGGCGCGAACGCGTCGACGTCCAGGCCGACTTCGAGCCCGGCACGCAGGTACTCCACACCGTCCGCGAGGGTGTACGCCAGCTCCAGATCGGCCGTCGCACCCGCCTCCTGGATGTGATAGCCGGAGATCGAGATGGAGTTGTAGCGCGGCATCTTCTGCGAGGTGAACGCGAAGATGTCGGAGATGATCCGCATCGAGGGCTTCGGCGGATAGATGTAGGTGTTGCGGACCATGAACTCCTTGAGGATGTCGTTCTGGATGGTCCCCGCCAGCTTCTCCGGCGGCACCCCCTGCTCCTCGGCCGCCACGATGTACAGCGCCAGCACCGGCAGCACGGCGCCGTTCATCGTCATCGACACCGACATCTTGTCCAGCGGGATGCCGTCGAAGAGCTGCCGCATGTCGTAGATCGAGTCGATCGCCACGCCCGCCATACCGACGTCGCCTGTGACACGCGGGTGGTCGCTGTCGTACCCCCGGTGCGTCGGCAGGTCGAAGGCGACGGAGAGGCCCTTCTGCCCGGCCGCGAGGTTGCGCCGGTAGAAGGCGTTGGACTCCTCGGCGGTGGAGAAGCCCGCGTACTGGCGGATCGTCCACGGCTGGTTGACGTACATCGTCGGGTACGGGCCGCGCAGGTACGGGGCCACACCCGGGTACGTCCGGAGGAAGTCCAGGCCCTCGGTGTCCTTCTCCGTGTACAGCGGCTTGACCGGGATGCCCTCGGGCGTGTCCCAGACCAGGTCCGCCACACCGCGCCCGGTCGCCTCCTTCACGGCCGACTGCCACTGCTCGTCGGAGGCGGCGGCGGGCGCGGTCTCCGGGGCGAGGGGGATCTGCGAGAAGTCGGGAATCCCGGCGGGGTTGGTGCCCATTACTTCACTTCCATACGGTCGAGGACGGAGGTGAGCGTCGCCACCGCGTCCGAGCCCGCGAAGACGAACGCGTCCACGCCGGCACTCCGGTATGTCTCTTCAGCTTCCCCGGGCCGCCCCGCGAGGAACACCGTCTGTGCTCCCGCCTCCTTGAGGGCGCGTGCGACGTCCGCCGCCTGCTCCGCGTACAGGGCGTCGCTGGAGCAGATGCAGACGACGCTCGCACCGCTGGCGCCGAACGCTTCCGCCACCGTGTCCGCGCCAACCGTCACCGGGTCGTGGACCGGCTCGATGCCGCCCGCCTGGAAGAGGTTCGCGGCGAAGGTGACCCGCCCGGTGTGCGCGGCGGCCGGTCCCAGCGCGGCCATGAACACGCGCGGGCGTGCCCCCGTCCGCGCCAGGTGCGCGTCGGAGCGGGCGCGCAGCGCCTCGTACGCCTCGTCGCGCCGTACCCGGGGGAGCCCCCCGGTGGGGCGCTCGGGGGCCGGGTCGCGGTTGACCTCCCGCTCGGCGAGCAGCGGGAACTCGCTGACGCCCGTGATGGGTTCCCTGCGCTGGGCGAGTGCTGTCGTACGACGCTGCCAGGTGGCGGCGATCCGGCTGCCGACCAGGCCCGAGCGCAGGCCCTCCGCCTGGCCGCCCGCCCGCTCGATCTCCTGGAACCACTCCCAGGCGGCTCGGGCCAGCTGGTCCGTGAGCTGCTCGACGTACCAGGAGCCGCCCGCCGGGTCGACGACCCGCGACAGGTGCGACTCCTCGACGAGGATCGTGGAGGTGTTGCGGGCGATCCGGCGCGCGAACGCGTCCGGCAGGCCGATCGCCTGGTCGAACGGCAGCACGGTGACGGCGTCCGCGCCGCCCACCCCGGCCGCCATGCAGGCGATCGTGGTGCGCAGCATGTTCACCCACGGGTCGCGGCGCGTCATCATCACCGACGACGTCACCGCGTGCTGTCGCTGCGCGCCCGTCTCCGGTGCGCCGGACGCCTCGGCGACGCGGGCCCACAGACGGCGGGCCGCACGGAACTTGGCGATCGTGAGGAACTGGTCGGCGGTGGCCGCGTACCGGAAGTCGAGCTGCCCGATGGCCGCTTCGACGTCGAGTCCGGCCTCGGTGAGCCGACGGAGGTAGGCGACACCGGTGGCCAGGGAGCAGCCCAGTTCCTGGGCTGCCGAGGCACCGGCCTCGTGGTAGGGCAGCGCGTCCACCACCAGGGCGCGCAGCCCCGGGTACTGACGGGCGGTCAGCTCGGCGAGCTCGGTGGCCGAAGCGGCGAGTACGGGGTCGTGGTCGCCGGTGCGGGCGGTGTAGCCCAGCGGGTCCGCGCCCAGATTGCCGCGCGCGTCCTCGGCCGCCACTCCGCGCTCCTCGTAGAGGCGCAGCAATTCCCGGGCGGCGGCGTCGAATTCGGCCCCCGCGTCGAGGGCGACGGGAGCCAGGTCCAGGTACACGCCCTCCAGGGCCTGCGCCAGGCCGGAAACGGGCAGGCCGGAGCCGCCCACCGCGAGCCAGAGCGACGAGACGCCGTTCTCCAGGTCCGCCAGTACGGCTTCGTTGGCGCGCGCCGGGTCGGGCCGCTCGTGCCGCTGCCGTACGTCCCAGCCGCCCGCGGCCGTGGTGCCCGCGGCGAACGCACCCCGGGTGAACGGTGCGAAACCGGGTAGACCGGG
The sequence above is a segment of the Streptomyces sp. NBC_00237 genome. Coding sequences within it:
- a CDS encoding YciI family protein, coding for MEFLFYHRDRSGSLPLRMALTEEHWSYMDTYEKELIARGPTFADDGETPTGSLHIADLPGPAAARAFAFDEPCYQAGAFRDVLVRRWRNTLGRTMGEFPGLRDDGSRYLVIGFGAGEAVDLEPPADRDHVIAHGPLLSDDGDVWLGTAALVRAPDADSARAVLTADRYADVEVHNWEPGGRR
- a CDS encoding phytase, with the protein product MSFTVSLRTASPRTASPRKASLRAASLRTAALPAAVAAALLLPAAPAQAAVAASVTATVETAPVSHSGDAADDPAIWAHPSDPAKSVVVATDKKGALEVYDMAGARIQRIDGDHGNNVDLRGDIVVSADDEAAGGSLHVYRIDPATRKLKLLKDVPTEVTAHGLCLYTSPSSGKLYAFPNSTSGRVEQWELAVSGDTVKATSVRLWDAGSAVEGCYADDSTGKLYLGEEDVGVWTYGAEPSSGTARTKFDSVGSGGHLTADVEGITAAGNRIYVSSQGSNDFTVYDRASRAYLGRFAVANGTAADDCEDTDGIDASAANLGPAFPQGVFVCQDGSNGAPGTSGNQNFKYVPLQRITANFA
- a CDS encoding SAM-dependent methyltransferase, whose product is MTAASRIDTTCPHTARIWNYWLDGEDHYPVDRAAGDQIRALHPGIGDYARADRAFLGRSVRYLAGEAGIRQFLDVGTGLPSADNTHEVAQRIAPESRVAYVDNDPVVLTHAQALLTSTPEGRTAYADADLRDVDGVLAHAAKTLDLSQPVALMLLGVVIFIEDDAESFALVRRLMDALPSGSHLVLSHTITSPSMPDVDAAVAFWNENGTPKLTQRTPDRVARYFDGLELLPPGLVSCNHWRPEDPRLPPEVAMFGGVGRKP
- the meaB gene encoding methylmalonyl Co-A mutase-associated GTPase MeaB yields the protein MPPKTDIEAYAKGVLDGKRAFVARAITLVESSRPDHRVLAQQLLTTLLPHSGSARRIGISGVPGVGKSTFIDAFGTMLTGLGHRVAVLAVDPSSSRTGGSILGDKTRMERLAVDPAAYVRPSPSAGTLGGVARATREAMVVVEAAGYDVVLVETVGVGQSETAVAHMVDTFLLLTLARTGDQLQGIKKGVLELADVVAVNKADGPHERDARSAARELAGALRLMHPVDAAWTPPVLSCSARENAGLDTVWDRLEQHRTLLDSTGRLAAKRADQQVDWAWSMVRDELLGRLRSHPGVRGVTPEVERALREGELTATLAAERILEAFGEQPGR
- the scpA gene encoding methylmalonyl-CoA mutase, which produces MGTNPAGIPDFSQIPLAPETAPAAASDEQWQSAVKEATGRGVADLVWDTPEGIPVKPLYTEKDTEGLDFLRTYPGVAPYLRGPYPTMYVNQPWTIRQYAGFSTAEESNAFYRRNLAAGQKGLSVAFDLPTHRGYDSDHPRVTGDVGMAGVAIDSIYDMRQLFDGIPLDKMSVSMTMNGAVLPVLALYIVAAEEQGVPPEKLAGTIQNDILKEFMVRNTYIYPPKPSMRIISDIFAFTSQKMPRYNSISISGYHIQEAGATADLELAYTLADGVEYLRAGLEVGLDVDAFAPRLSFFWAIGMNFFMEIAKMRAARLLWAKLVKQFDPKNPKSLSLRTHSQTSGWSLTAQDVFNNVPRTCIEAMAATQGHTQSLHTNALDEALALPTDFSARIARNTQLLLQQESGTGRVIDPWGGSAYVEKLTYDLARRAWQHIEEVEAAGGMAKAIDAGIPKLRIEEAAARTQARIDSGRQPVIGVNKYRVETDEEIDVLKVDNTSVRAQQIAKLKRLREERDEAACQDALRALTASAERGSSGSLEDNLLALAVNAARAKATVGEISDALEKVYGRHAGQIRTIAGVYRNEAGESPSVERTRTLVDAFAEAEGRRPRILVAKMGQDGHDRGQKVIATAFADLGFDVDVGPLFQTPAEVARQAVEADVHIVGVSSLAAGHLTLVPALREELAAEGREDVMIVVGGVIPPQDVPALHEAGATAVFPPGTVIPDAAFDLVERLAAALGHELAVPEGE
- the mutA gene encoding methylmalonyl-CoA mutase small subunit, producing the protein MTVLPDDGLSLAAEFPDATHEQWQRLVEGVLRKSGKDVTGSAAEKALSTSLDDGLTTRPLYTADDPTLPGDLPGLPGFAPFTRGAFAAGTTAAGGWDVRQRHERPDPARANEAVLADLENGVSSLWLAVGGSGLPVSGLAQALEGVYLDLAPVALDAGAEFDAAARELLRLYEERGVAAEDARGNLGADPLGYTARTGDHDPVLAASATELAELTARQYPGLRALVVDALPYHEAGASAAQELGCSLATGVAYLRRLTEAGLDVEAAIGQLDFRYAATADQFLTIAKFRAARRLWARVAEASGAPETGAQRQHAVTSSVMMTRRDPWVNMLRTTIACMAAGVGGADAVTVLPFDQAIGLPDAFARRIARNTSTILVEESHLSRVVDPAGGSWYVEQLTDQLARAAWEWFQEIERAGGQAEGLRSGLVGSRIAATWQRRTTALAQRREPITGVSEFPLLAEREVNRDPAPERPTGGLPRVRRDEAYEALRARSDAHLARTGARPRVFMAALGPAAAHTGRVTFAANLFQAGGIEPVHDPVTVGADTVAEAFGASGASVVCICSSDALYAEQAADVARALKEAGAQTVFLAGRPGEAEETYRSAGVDAFVFAGSDAVATLTSVLDRMEVK